CTTATGACTTCAGGTTTAGCCTATCAGCAATACCCGCCACGCCTCGGCTACGCGGCCTTCTTCCAGCCACTGGCGGGCTAGCAGGGTCAGCTGCTTTTGCTGCTCGGCTAGGTCGGTGCGGTGCTTATTGAGTAAATACGCTACCATCGGCTCGGCTTTAATTTCCTCGATTTGGGCGGGGGTGGGAAGGGCGGCGCGCTCCACGTTGGCTAGCTTGGCCAGGTCGTTACCGGTGAGTAGGTCGCTGTGGCGAATGTGCGTGGGCAGCTCGTCGAAACCTATTCCCAGGTGACGGTTGGGGCGGCTCACGGTGAACAGGTTTTCGGGGCGCAGGCGGCTGTACCAGTCGCCACCCAGGCGCGATACGGCCTCATACTTGTGCGGGTCGATGCCGGGCCGGCCGGTGAGCAGAATTGCCTCGCGCACATGGGCCTGCACCACCCGGCACACCACCAGGTTGCCGTGGCCAGGACCGTTGCCGAGGGCGATAAGCTGCTCGACTACGCACTCGAAGGCCACCGGGCACTCGGCCACGCGCGGCGGGCGCACCAGGCTGGATGTTGCCTCGGTGAGGCCGGCCTTAACAAACTCATTTACCCCGCTGGGATATTCGGCGCTGGCCAGCGAAAGCTGCTCGACCAGCGGATAGTCGCAGAGGTTAATCACGACCTCGGGCACGGCGCGCACATTGTGCAGTGTATCCTTCTCGGAGTTGTCGCGCCCCCGGCTGGTGGGCGAAAACACCAGAATGGGCGGGCTTATACTGAACACATTGAAGAAGCTGAACGGACTTAAATTTACTTCGCCGGCCGCCGAAATGGTGCTGGCAAATGCAATGGGGCGCGGCGCCACCGCGCCGATAAGGTATTGGTAAAAATCGGCCGGCGATAAGTCGGCCGGGGCAATGGCACGGTAGGCGGGGGCAGGCATGGGGTGGGGGAGGATTGACCAGTCAAAGCTACGGCCAGGGCGCACCGAAGCCCTGCCCGGTAGCTTTGGTCGCAACGCACAGTTTTTTGCTAAATTCCTATACATTTGCCGCTAGCCTCTTGCTGACCTTCCCACCCCGCTTTCCACCGTTGCCATGACCGCGCCCGCCTGCCCCAAATGCGACTCGAAGGAAGCCACCAAGAGTGGGGTAATCAATGAGCGCCAGCGCTTTCGCTGCAAAAGCTGCGGCTACCATTACACCGTGGCCAAGGTGGGGCGTGAGGTTAATCCGTATTATGTGGTGAAGGCCTTGCAGCTTTACATCGAAGGAGTGAGCTACCGGGAGATTGAGCGCCTGCTGGGCGTGAGCCACGTGAGCGTGATGAACTGGGTGAAGAAATACGGTGTGAAGGCCCCGCGCCAGACCGACT
The genomic region above belongs to Hymenobacter sp. BRD128 and contains:
- a CDS encoding flavin reductase family protein produces the protein MPAPAYRAIAPADLSPADFYQYLIGAVAPRPIAFASTISAAGEVNLSPFSFFNVFSISPPILVFSPTSRGRDNSEKDTLHNVRAVPEVVINLCDYPLVEQLSLASAEYPSGVNEFVKAGLTEATSSLVRPPRVAECPVAFECVVEQLIALGNGPGHGNLVVCRVVQAHVREAILLTGRPGIDPHKYEAVSRLGGDWYSRLRPENLFTVSRPNRHLGIGFDELPTHIRHSDLLTGNDLAKLANVERAALPTPAQIEEIKAEPMVAYLLNKHRTDLAEQQKQLTLLARQWLEEGRVAEAWRVLLIG
- a CDS encoding IS1 family transposase, translating into MTAPACPKCDSKEATKSGVINERQRFRCKSCGYHYTVAKVGREVNPYYVVKALQLYIEGVSYREIERLLGVSHVSVMNWVKKYGVKAPRQTDYHPTYKILNQKELAEFFQKPENLKSAGLVVTELGDKYMMIRWERFRAS